ATCCAGAGCAGTTGGTACAGCAGAGATCCCAGCAGGCCTGTCTGGGAATTGAAAAGGTTAAGTGAAAAGGTTAAgcaaaaatacaattattttggCATGTGTTGTGTCAAACATGATGCTTCAGCAATGTTTCTCATGCTgattatttccattattaaacATTAATTCCATTTCCTTTCcactttaaattctttaaaactgCCTGAAAAGAAACCCACGTTGATTTAAATTATCTAAGTCTTGTGCCTTTGTACTTTGGCTATGTTGCTAAAGAAAGGTGGTGCCTTGGAATTGTTTGGCTCAGAAGATGTGTTTTTATGGTGTATTTTCTGACAAGGACTACATTTTTTATATGAATTTATGTAAGCAATGATATGCAAACTATTCAGGTTTCAATGTTTACACTTGAACTTAAAATATGATTCATGACTTTTTTGATTAAGGGTTTTATAGGTCtttatttgtaatttgctttatAAAGTACATGAAACATACaattccataaaaaaaaaaaaaatcccctcaagTTATTTTACTGATTCAagactattttcttaaaaatatataaggGCATAAGGGTATAACAGAAAGCGAATTCTTTCAAAACATTTAAGGCATTTAAATCCACTTTGGTAAAAGCGTTCACTGCAGCTCGTTGAATTGGAGTggggttttcttaattattttctcttgtgtttcaAGAATTAAAACTTAGCAACTAGGTCCTGCggggccccgcccccgccccccaggcCCATCGGTCCCATGAGCCCCCGCGGCGCGCGGGGGAAGCCGGGATAGGAAGCGGCcatggaggtggaggaggagcagggacagggacagggacagggacagcaggagcagaagcagaagcaagaacaggagcagaagcaggagcaagaagaggagaaggaggaagaagagggatgggaagaagagggatgggaagaagagggatgggaagaagagggatgggaagaagagggatgggaagaagaagaagaacaacaacaacaacaggcGCAGAACCAGGACCCGGAGGCGGCTGCGGCTGCTCTGGAGGAGAAGCTCCGGCGGGTAACGGCCGGGCTGGGCCGCGGCTCTCACGGTGCGGGGTTTCCGGGAGCGAGGGGGGCACACGCCGTGGCCCTATCCTAGGGCTGCCTTAGGCCGGGCCCAGCTGCCCCGCGCCTGCCCCCTCGCTGCCGGCCCGGCCtaggggggggtggtggtgccGGGCGCGGCGGCTgccgtgcccccccgccccggggtggGCAAGGTACCGGCGCTTTATCGGAACCCTCGTCGCGTTCTCCCGAGAGGGTCTTCCTCAGTCCTTCCGCACGAGGCATCCGGATGGTTGCGCTGAAGGTTTTGCGGAGGCCTGGCCGTTGTCGCTCCGCCCGTCTGGCGGTCTGGTGTGCGCGGTTTAACTCTAGAAAGGAGCCCGTGTCGCTTTCTTGCTCCTTTAAGGGTTGGGGGACAGGCGAGACGTGGTTGCTGGGTGGATTTTGCACCAGCAAAGTCTGTGTTTGTCCACTACTACCTACTAGATAACAGTCTGAGCTCACAGACCTTTTAAGTATAACCTCCCTGGTGGTTTAAGATGCTGGATTATGAAGATCTTTTGCCTTTCAAATCTTTGTCACTGGAGAGAGTGGCATACCTCAGGGATCGGTGTTGGGTCCAGCACTGTTTAAtaacgtctttgttggtgacatggacagtgggatcgaggccctctcagcaagttcactgatgacaccaagctgtgtggtgctgtcaacacgctggagggaagggatgtgccatccagagggacctggacaggctggagaggggggacgggcaaacctcatggagttcaacaaggccaagtgcaaagtcctgcccatgggtcggggcgatcccaagcacaaatccaggctgggcgaggggtggctggagagcagccccaaggagaaggacttgggggggttggtggatggaaaattgactgtgagccagcagcagcagcccagaaagccacccgtgtgctgggctgcatccagagcagtgtgggcagcagggtgagggggtggattctgcccctctgctccgctctggtgagacccccctgcagtgctgggtccagctctgggggcgcCAACATCAgaaagacacggacctgctcaagcgggaccagaggaggccacaaagatgctcgggaggctggagcagctcccctgtgaggacacgctgagagagttgggggggttcagctggagaagagaaggctccagggagaccttagagcagcctcccaggactgaaaggggggagggactcttgatcaggggagtagggataggacgagggggaacggttttaaactgacagagggcagatttagatgagacctaaggaagaaattcttccctgtgagggtggtgaggccctggcacaggttgcccagagaagctgtggctgccccctccctggaagggttcaaggccaggttggatggggctttgggcaacctgggctagtgaaaggtgtccctgcctgtggtagGGGGGattgggactggatgatctttaaagctccttccagcccaaaccattctatggtgTGATTCTATGTAATTCATCCTTTGTTCACAATCTTGGCTTTCTTGCAGTATTAGAGTTTTCATTTACATATAATCAGTACTGTTTGCTTCTAAGGGCTTGATGGTTTTCTCCCCAGAATAGTTCAGGGTGATGTTTACTGTGTACAGTGTATGTAGCTGAGATGCTGGTATGCTGGTTGCATAAAGAAGGACATACtagaaagaaatgtctttttaagtTATAAGGCTGGGTCCTTTTCCATCAGGTTGCTTAGATAGCTTTGGAGAAGAATTTGTTACCTCAGTGTTGAACTTTCATGTGTTCAAGTATCAGTCATAAGCTAGTCTTTCTATACCACCTGAGAGCACTGCATTGATCTCTCCTATTTCTTACCTTTTCAGTGGTAAAAACTCTGCTCTGCAGGGCTCATGCCTGCCTACTGTAGTAACCCTTTCTGCCCCGCTAGCCTGTAGGGAGAGGTCCCACTGATCATGGGTTGGGCAGTTTTATCCCACACTGCTTTAATGCAGTTTTTACCAGCTGCCTATTTAACATCTCTTGGATCATTAGTGTGTCTGTAGCAAACAACAGGTCACGtgaataaaaagataaaattctgtCACCTGGAGATAAGCAGGTGTCCAGAGGAATGAGGGAGATTAAAAGGGTAATGGTTTTCTAAACTATAGAGGATATTTGAAGAAGGGACAAAAGAAGTTGTCACCCCTTTTTCCACCCATGCTTCGACTGATGTAGTAGGAGTTATTCTTTAGGAACGCAGAGCTTGCAGCACTTTACATTTCTCACGTCTGTCAgctattttctgttgtttcactTGAccatttactcttttttttcccttctctggcaGGTTACTGCATGGCTAAAGAAAATATATGGGGATGAGCCTGTTCCACAGTATGAAGTGAATACACAGACAGTTGATATCTTGTATGAGCTCGCAGAATGCAATGAAGCCAGAGACAGGGATGTGTCTTTGCTGATAGAAGACATgaaggagaaggcagcagaatATGATGCAGAAGGTGAGTTTGAAGCTCCAGTTCTCAGTTCCGTCAAAGTTAGTTTTTCTTAGTGACCCTGAAGATTGTCTTTGTTAAAATCTTAtgagcaaatatatatatatgtgtgtacgTAAAGTAGTTGGAATGAACTAAGCTTTTGTTCTGGTATAGCTTTTACTACGATGCATCCCGTGCTTGCCTTTCAGCAAAATTTATGGTGACATAAGGTTGGTAAAGAGCATTTTTTTAAGCCATCTTGAGCAGGCTGTAAATATGAACAAGTACATTAATTGTTAAAACCTCCTAGCCTGCTGGGCTGAGTAGCACAGCATTGAAATATTGGCTGGATAGAGAGGGAAGCAACCCTACAGCTGATTTAAAAGTCTGAGCTGATGCTAATCCACTGTTAAGGAAAGCGCTTGAGGAATCTGAAACAACAGTGAGGTGATTAAATTAGGCTCGAGCTGTCTAGAGTCAGTGtttgataatgtattttttttggaGCACGTGAGTGGTTCAGGGGACCATAATACATTTTTAGCACATGTGTTGAGAGAGTCCCATCTAAGCATTAAAAgtacagtaataaaaaaaaaattactatttggGGTTCTATTTGTTTTCCAGCTAACTATCTACAGGGCGTTCTCTTAGAAACCCTGGATATTTCCCCAACCAGTCTGTTCACCGAAGGCACCGACTACCTCAATATCCTGGTAGAGAGCGCAATGATACTTGACACAAAGGACACTTCTCTTGCCAGGTAATTCTTCCCACTGTGCATCAGGGGCGATGGTCTGTGCTGTTTCCCTCTGGTTTTTCAATTCAGTGGTTTCAGACTTGACTTTCACACCAGCAATCTTACTAGTCCACCTTCTTTTGCACCCCTTGGGCAGTTCTGGAGGACACAGGAACTGAGCAGAAAGCTCTAACTCTTGATTATCCCAGCAAAGGAAGCCTCTGAAGCCTGAGGAGTGCCTCGACCAGAGTtaaatgcctctttttttttgccCATGCTTTTGTggtcagcagctgcagcatgctGCCTCTCAGACTGTTGTGCCAGGCAGCACAAGCTAGAGCAAGTTTCATACTGCTTAGGCAAGAACTGGGGAACTGTAACTGGTCTTTCAGTCTCAGCTCCTCATTCTTCCCGCTCTTCTCTGACCTCAGTTAACGTAAGATTTTCTCAGCCACAGAGAAATGGCAGCTGTTAGTCTGGTCTTCCTGGGCCCCTCTCCCTAGCCTGGCTTTGACCCATAACACAGCACATTCGTGTTGAGCACTGGCAGGAAGGGCGGGCCAAAATCTGTCTTGGAATCCAATTTTTGTGCAGTGCTCAGGAGCTTGGCTCTTACGGCTCTTCCCCTGAGCTGGAGGGTCAAGCAGCTTTGAACCATTTGGGAAGAGGAATTGTGGTCGAAACCTTCTGGCAGCCAAccaccacacagccgctcacttaCCCactcccaggggatgggggagagaattggaggggtaaggagacttgtaagttgacataaaaacaatttaacaattgaaataataatgatgatagtaataacaaaaataacagaaaatacaaatgagtaatgcacagtgtgattgctcatcacctgctgaccgatgcccagcccattcccagctagtgatcccagagaagagagaatcctgaaaccacaatcctggaagcgagagTGAGCTTCCCAATCAACtcttatctatatactgagcatgatgctatatgatatggaatattccttcGGACAGCTTGAGTCCGTTgttttggctgtgctccctcccagtttcttgtgtacctgcacactagcaggatgTGAGAAGTTGAAAAGTGCTTGATCTgtcagcaacaactgaaaacatcagtacattatcagtATTCTTCTCAcatcaaatcccatactgaatccaaaccacagcactattccagctactaagaaggattaaaaaaattagctctatcccaaccaaaaccgGGCCGGGAAGAGACTAAAATACTGCTGGGCATGTCTCAGGGATGTGTGTTTTCAGGGACTGAATACAGTTTCTCTCAAAGGCAGTGTGGCAAGTCAGGAGGGGAGCATCTGATCATACCAAACCCAGTGGTTATATTCACTGGAGTGCCAGGTCTTGTTCACTTCCTCCTACTTGAATTGCTGGGCTGTTTCCCCTTCTGGATGAAATCTTTGTTGGTTAAGGGAAGCAAATATCCTTAGTGacttactttacttttctcctttaaaatagcTGGCGGTTATCTGATGTTTCATAatatgagaacaaaaaaaaaagtaatttgtagaaagtgtgcagaaaataataataattctgaGTTTCAGAAGAGCTGACTCCTGAACATTCCCACTGAATCTCTTTTCACCAGCTTCTTCTGTGCCATCAATGATATGACTTCAGAGCTGTATGCAACAGAattggaaaacagagaaatggaaCGGGAATTGAGCAGCCTCAGGAGAAAACTAACTAGAGCGCTGATGCTGGAGAAACAGTTAAAGGAGTGAGTAAtggatgagaaaagggaaagatgTAAGCAATACTGCTGATCTGTGAAATGTGGAAGACTGGTTGTGATAACTAACAAGCATAACTGAATTTTCAGGGTTTTCTCTAATCCACGTATTTGGAAGCATGTGTCAAAAGCCATGTGCTATGGACACATTCAGTAATCAAAAGAGATTTGGGGTACCATCAAATCCattattttaaaccaaaaatgGTCTACAGGCAGTTTTCAGATGTGGGCTGGCATCTTCCACTAGTTGCCTTCATCTGAGGTTGAAGGCAAATCTGATTTTCTTACCACATTTAGTGTGGGCTCTGCAGTCAGAGTGAAGGAGCCAGgcaaaagaaaaactgttccCAGGTAAGAATTTCCTTTAATCAGTGTGtgagagacttaaaaaaaataaaaaaataaaaaataaaacgggaaaaaaggaaaaattcttatCAAGTCTATTCCCTAGAGGATGTAATCTGAAGTGCTTTGCCAAGCATAGCAGGATCAACCACTGCCTTGAGTGGGAATTGGCCTAGATGATCTCCACAGCCCTCTTCCAGTctcattattttcttgtttttgtcttttaaagtaGTAATTTTGGTGCTGCTTATAGCAGAAGTACCAGACCTGTGTACTTTGTGCCGGTTTGCCATGGGCCCCCTCTGTGATCTTAAGTTTAGCTTGCATAGCAAGTCTCTAACTGAATTAGAAAATCATGCAGAGAGCTCTGCTTTTATGCAGATAGCCTTCCCCTTGGCCTTTTTTCCCTAGCCTTTAGAACTCTGGATGTAACAGCTCCAGACATTTCCACTGGGTAATCTCACAAAGAAATGCaagtttttcttcattctctccctTCTCATGTTGGTTGTATTACAGAGCTTGAGCATAGATAATTAAGCAGTATTTGTATAGTGATATCTCTTTGAATgtaaaagtttgtttctttttgtgttttttttttaaagggatctTAAAAAAGTAAAGGAACTTCTGGAAGTAGAAACGGCCAAAGCTGACAGTCAATTGCAGAATTTGGAgttcctgaaaaagaaatctcaggATTTAAAATCGGAGATCAAGAATGCTGAGGTAGATGGAACGGATTTTCTAACAAGACATTGTGATGGGATGGCTCAGTCATGGTTGGTTGGGCCCAAAAGTCTAGTTACAGAGACATCCCAGGAGCTTCCTAAACTCCAGGACTGGAGGTCCTGGACTAACAGGGCAATATGTTACTACACTTCAGTTGTTCTGCTGTATTCATGCTCTCTCCCCAGGACATCCCATGATCAATGCAAGGGCACTTTCTCTTCTTTCACTGAGAACTGTTTTAGCTTGGACTGTCTTGTGCTTATTGCGAGGTGCTGTCACATAAGAGTATACAGATAGCTACCAGTAGAGCAGCTGATTCACTGAGGTAAATTGTGTCACAATTCTGAATATAGccattttttgaaattaatgaatgATTAAACACAGAAGGCAGAAGTtgttctgtcttctctttcaCCTTTTCTACCTGACGAATGACATGTGAATGCTTTATTTCACACTTGGATTCTGTCCAATACCTTGACAAATATCAGATGGAAAACCTTGTATTAAGAGTTGATAACATTTTACTGAGAAGCCTCTTCCCAGGCTTGTCATGTGCTCTTCTCCCAGTAGTTTTCTGGAGAGACTTGTTATTCTTGATACAGATTTTAGTAGCAGCTGATTTCATATACCAGCTATACCTGTGGTTCAAATCACGTTTCTGTTGTTGAAAAACTGCGTTCTTGTTTGTCTGTTTAGATCGAAACCTAGGGAAATGGTAAAATCTTTCTCCTTCCTGCTATATTTTGTGGTCAGTTATGAATTAacccttttctgttttcaggagAAGCTTGCTGCCACAGGGTTGGACCAAACACTGACACACGGGTCACTCATGAAGCTGTCTAAGGTGGGTCTTTTGGTACAAGAGGGATGTTTCTACAGTGGTACAGACCAGGCTTGTTTATGGGGTGGTTTCAGGAGATGTAGTTTGCTATCTGGTTACCTGGGCAAATACTAATGGTAAAGAGAAGCACAAACAAAAATTCTGTAGATGGATACCTCTGAACTGGAGTGTGTTGGATGGATTTGTCTCTCCCAGAAACTGAGAAGCATCTGCAGGTGCTGAAGTCGTACCTTTTCCTCAGGGTTAGATATGGGCTTGTTTTGGACTTGGGAAGAAGCTTTCCTTCTGGACTGGTTGAGGGGAACAGTTGGAATCCTTTTTTTggttgccttttgttttttcccctctcttctccttctgcatCTGTAATTGGGAATATAGCCTACTAGAGAATTTCTAGGGAGTAAATTCCCTGCCACTGAAAGAAAATTGGCAGCCCGTTATCTGCCTCCTCTCTTTGTGATCCGTGTTACAAGCACAGTGGATATTCTGTGGACTATATGCTGTTCCGTGGCTACCTGTGTATTGCAATTACTTGATGGAATGACCCAGGTGATTCTTTCTAGTTTGTGTGAAATAAACCTGCTTTCAGACACTTCAGAGCAAGGGGAGGAGGTCAAGTGAAACCCAAATTCTGAACCGtggtgtgcttttttttcttgtgtctttaaatacaacatttttcaGCTGCATTGTAAGCCCGGTGGGATAATTTGTTAAAGGAAGAAGCACATTCCTTGAGTTACTAACTATAGATTTTCCACCTTCGTGCTGAAGCATTTCTATACATGTAACATGTATTTGTGTGGTTCTGTCTGCACTCACCATGCTTTAATATCATTTGTTATTACTATAATGAGAACTTAATCTTTCTCCTCATTAGTTTTGCTAGCTTTTTCTGCATGTTAGTTAAGAACCGTGAAAATGGGGTTCCTGATTCTTACGTTGTCGTTCTCATGAACCAGCACTGGGTGGCAATGTTTACATGGCACAGTGTTTCAGAAGAGTACtaaccaaaaataatttctgttggaATTTTACAGACAGAAGTCATAAGCAATTTTCTAGACTTGTCATCTTCTGTAACCTGAGCATAAGGGCAGGTTTGACTCCCTGATTTTGCCAAGAGCTCAGTGAATTGGGCAGCACAAATTACTTTTTGGAGTGCATTTTTTTACTCCAAAACAGTTGAGGACTGTGGAAGGTGCTCAGTTTTCAGCctcaaagagaaattatttccccAGGTAAACAGAGCAAAGCCGTGCTAAGTGTAAGGGGAGTCTTTCTGCTGCTGCATgtgcaaaactgttttcatacAGAAGCCATAGGCATGAGAATGTGTCCCCTTCCTTGGGGCTCAGTTCTCTCTCTGGCCTACAGTGAGTTTGATAGTGACAGTCCTTTGTCTGGTGGAGTCTCATTTGAAATCCCCTCTCAGGGAGGTGAGATCAGGTGGTTATACTGTACAAAAAGGTATCTAGAATGAAACTGTATGAAAAGGTGTATTTCCTTCAGATCGAAGGAAAATTAATTGATACCTCTGTATAAAATTTGAACTGGGTGTGACTGACTGATAACTGAATGAATAGCAGCTCTTTAGTTTTCCATGGGTTTTAAGAAAGATCGTGAAAGCTGTCACCAATATCTCTGAATTCTGAAATGCTGTAGGTAACTGGATCTGTTTCACTATTTACATCACTTCTACAAGTAAGACTACAGAACATAATCTGCCTTGCTCTCTTCACAGGAAGTGGCTGAACTGCAGGATGAAATTGTGCCTTTGAAGAAGGAACTGGACTCCTACCTAGATTTAActcctgtaattattttttccactctTCTATTGTATTTGCCATCAATGGACTTCAGAATGAAAGGATATTGTTGTGATGGTTTTGGTGGACAGTCCTACAGGTCTGTTAACGATGTGAACAGAAGACTTAAACAGAAGGCTATCTATTTATTAATCAAATCCAAGAAATTAAGTGTGCTTACCAGGCAAACTTTGTCAAACAGAATGCACAGATTTGCTGGGTGACCTTAGTCTCAAGGTGAATTAGCTAGAAATTAAGACATGTGGAAGAAAATTCCTTAGTATAACATTTTTTTTGAGATTTACCAGTATATTAGCTACACCTGTCATCAGGCTGTCAATATGGTGGACACAGCACATTGTGCAGAGGTTGGAACTCTGAGCAAGATTTGAACGATTATGAAGAGATAGCCAAATGTAGGCGTTGTCCCCTAAACAAGTACTCTAGCATGTGTGACTACTGGCTGCTCCATCACTTTCTTTGATTTCTCCTGAAGGTGCTAGGTACTCAGCTCTCTGAAAATGCAAGTTTCTCATTTAGGTTACTAAATAGTAGTTTTGAAAGCCCCTGTCTGTgtatcttttcttcattttatattttggcTACTGTCACTATTGGTCCCTGTGCTAGGAGTTACTGCTGTGGGAAGCATCTTTTATAAAAAGAATTTTACTCTTTTCAAATTAGAACACCTGTTACAAAAGACTGTTTCAGTTAAGGGTTATTTTGTGAACAACTTCACAGTGGCTTAAAGAAATCATGGGTAAACAAGGCTTTAGTCCATGAAACAGAAGGCCTTGGCTTTGTATAATGTCTGTAGATTGCCACCTGTGATATTTGGGACCACTAAACCCAAGTATTTCCAGTCTCCTTTGGAAGATTGCCATTGCTTTTACAGACAAGTATTAAAGACTTTTCTATTTGTCACTCAGGGGAGAAATAGCAAAAACTGGAGTGTGAATAGTTGaatgggttttggttttattaaataGTTGTAACTGTCTAGTTCACAGTTTTGTATTTGAGTTACCTGATATGGCCCCTGTTACTTCCTCATCGGAGCACCCCACAGGCTTTAACAGAACTAGCCTCAGACCTGACTGTGTAACAGGTGAAAAGGATTTATTCCAGTTTTTATAAATGGGGCATAGAGGTCTGAGAGAAACAGAGCGACCTGTCCAAAATCACACAGAAACTGCAGTTCATCAGATCTCTCATATTATGAACTAGGGACCTGGCTGCTGGGCCACACTTCTCTCTTCGCCCCCTTAGCCCCGGCATCGAGTTCCTGCCTCTCAACACGTCACCTTCATACAACTGCTGCTGTCTCCCTCctaaaagaaaaggatgaagggAGAGGGGTGGGACTGCTTCTCTTTTAAATCCGTCTTACTCCAAGAGCCAGCCGACAGCTTTCCTCAAGTGAAGCTGGATGTTCAAATTGGATTAGGTTCTCCAGTTACCCGCTCCCTCCCATCTTGCCGTCAGTGGAGACAGGGGAGCCCCGAAGCCTCACTTCTGGTgcaggcagaaggagggaggaCGATTCATCCCTGCAAGCTTATTGTGCTTTGGAAGA
The Strix uralensis isolate ZFMK-TIS-50842 chromosome Z, bStrUra1, whole genome shotgun sequence DNA segment above includes these coding regions:
- the HAUS1 gene encoding HAUS augmin-like complex subunit 1 isoform X2, producing MEVEEEQGQGQGQGQQEQKQKQEQEQKQEQEEEKEEEEGWEEEGWEEEGWEEEGWEEEGWEEEEEQQQQQAQNQDPEAAAAALEEKLRRVTAWLKKIYGDEPVPQYEVNTQTVDILYELAECNEARDRDVSLLIEDMKEKAAEYDAEANYLQGVLLETLDISPTSLFTEGTDYLNILVESAMILDTKDTSLASFFCAINDMTSELYATELENREMERELSSLRRKLTRALMLEKQLKEDLKKVKELLEVETAKADSQLQNLEFLKKKSQDLKSEIKNAEEKLAATGLDQTLTHGSLMKLSKEVAELQDEIVPLKKELDSYLDLTPVIIFSTLLLYLPSMDFRMKGYCCDGFGGQSYRILPL
- the HAUS1 gene encoding HAUS augmin-like complex subunit 1 isoform X1 — protein: MEVEEEQGQGQGQGQQEQKQKQEQEQKQEQEEEKEEEEGWEEEGWEEEGWEEEGWEEEGWEEEEEQQQQQAQNQDPEAAAAALEEKLRRVTAWLKKIYGDEPVPQYEVNTQTVDILYELAECNEARDRDVSLLIEDMKEKAAEYDAEANYLQGVLLETLDISPTSLFTEGTDYLNILVESAMILDTKDTSLASFFCAINDMTSELYATELENREMERELSSLRRKLTRALMLEKQLKEDLKKVKELLEVETAKADSQLQNLEFLKKKSQDLKSEIKNAEEKLAATGLDQTLTHGSLMKLSKEVAELQDEIVPLKKELDSYLDLTPNSSLVDVKIEEVKRELEAVEAEFSRQIDMLTLELPKPGKLFP
- the HAUS1 gene encoding HAUS augmin-like complex subunit 1 isoform X3, with the translated sequence MEVEEEQGQGQGQGQQEQKQKQEQEQKQEQEEEKEEEEGWEEEGWEEEGWEEEGWEEEGWEEEEEQQQQQAQNQDPEAAAAALEEKLRRVTAWLKKIYGDEPVPQYEVNTQTVDILYELAECNEARDRDVSLLIEDMKEKAAEYDAEETLDISPTSLFTEGTDYLNILVESAMILDTKDTSLASFFCAINDMTSELYATELENREMERELSSLRRKLTRALMLEKQLKEDLKKVKELLEVETAKADSQLQNLEFLKKKSQDLKSEIKNAEEKLAATGLDQTLTHGSLMKLSKEVAELQDEIVPLKKELDSYLDLTPNSSLVDVKIEEVKRELEAVEAEFSRQIDMLTLELPKPGKLFP